A genomic segment from Propioniciclava sp. MC1595 encodes:
- a CDS encoding nitrate/nitrite transporter, which produces MVGEVQRHEAPGSGRVLTMSTIAFTMMFAVWLMFGILGKPIQAEFGLTDVELSWISAVAVLNGSMWRLPAGMLADRIGGKKVMLFLLVSGAVASFAVSFANSYPMLLVLAFLVGFVGNSFSVGVAWNNAWFTDRRKGFALGLFGAGNVGASVTKFIGPAIIAATAGATYGLGVVGGWRLIPVIYGVLLLAIAVTLFFVTPHADRMPGATKSVAAMLEPLKDIRVWRFSLYYVVVFGAYVALSATLPAYYVDNFGVDLTTAGLLTATFIFPASLLRPVGGWFSDRWGARRAMYGTFFVMLAASGVLMMPNGHIVLYQPDGGRNEVMHYAINLWLFVALVFVIGCAMGVGKAAVYKHIPTYFPDNVGSVGGLVGMLGGLGGFFLPPMFAYTKQFTGMANSTFAILFAVTAISLVWMHWTIHRMLHAESPHLGDAIEVPSSPASPREYVPARSTTALTEEELR; this is translated from the coding sequence ATGGTCGGAGAAGTCCAGCGACACGAGGCGCCCGGTTCTGGCCGGGTGCTGACGATGTCCACCATCGCGTTCACGATGATGTTCGCGGTGTGGCTGATGTTCGGCATCCTCGGCAAGCCCATCCAGGCGGAGTTCGGGCTGACCGACGTCGAGCTCAGCTGGATCAGCGCGGTGGCCGTCCTCAACGGCTCGATGTGGCGCCTGCCGGCCGGCATGCTGGCCGACCGCATCGGTGGCAAGAAGGTCATGCTGTTCCTGCTGGTGTCCGGGGCGGTGGCGTCGTTCGCGGTCTCGTTTGCCAACAGCTACCCCATGCTGCTCGTGCTGGCCTTCCTGGTCGGCTTCGTCGGCAACAGCTTCAGCGTCGGTGTCGCGTGGAACAACGCGTGGTTCACCGACCGCCGCAAGGGCTTCGCCCTGGGCCTGTTCGGCGCCGGCAACGTGGGTGCCTCGGTGACCAAGTTCATCGGCCCTGCGATCATCGCGGCCACCGCGGGGGCCACGTACGGCCTCGGTGTCGTGGGCGGCTGGCGACTCATCCCGGTCATCTACGGCGTGCTGCTGCTGGCCATCGCCGTCACCCTGTTCTTCGTCACCCCGCACGCCGACCGGATGCCCGGCGCGACCAAGAGCGTCGCGGCGATGCTGGAGCCCCTCAAGGACATCCGGGTGTGGCGGTTCTCGCTGTACTACGTCGTCGTGTTCGGCGCGTACGTCGCGCTGTCGGCGACCCTGCCGGCCTACTACGTCGACAACTTCGGGGTCGACCTCACGACCGCTGGCCTGCTCACGGCGACCTTCATCTTCCCGGCCTCCCTGCTGCGGCCGGTCGGTGGCTGGTTCAGCGACCGCTGGGGCGCACGCAGGGCCATGTACGGCACCTTCTTCGTGATGCTCGCCGCCTCCGGCGTCCTGATGATGCCCAACGGCCACATCGTGCTGTACCAGCCCGACGGTGGGCGCAACGAGGTCATGCACTACGCGATCAACCTCTGGCTGTTCGTCGCCCTGGTCTTCGTGATCGGCTGTGCGATGGGCGTCGGCAAGGCCGCGGTCTACAAGCACATCCCCACGTACTTCCCCGACAACGTCGGGTCCGTGGGTGGCCTGGTCGGGATGCTCGGCGGCCTGGGCGGCTTCTTCCTCCCGCCGATGTTCGCCTACACCAAGCAGTTCACCGGCATGGCCAACTCGACGTTCGCGATCCTCTTCGCCGTCACCGCCATCTCCCTGGTCTGGATGCACTGGACCATCCACCGCATGCTCCACGCCGAGTCCCCGCACCTGGGCGACGCCATCGAGGTCCCGTCCTCGCCGGCCAGCCCCCGTGAGTACGTCCCCGCCCGCTCCACCACCGCCCTCACCGAGGAGGAACTGCGATGA
- the lipA gene encoding lipoyl synthase has protein sequence MTDTQPRRLLRIEARNAETPIERKPAWIKTKAVMGPEYRDMQSRVKGGGLHTVCQEAGCPNIFECWEDREATFLIGGDQCTRRCDFCQIATGRPSGYDKDEPRRVAESVREMGLRYATVTGVARDDLPDGASWLYAETCRQIKELNPGCGVELLVDDFKGSRSALETVFEAAPEVFAHNVETVPRIFRRIRPAFDYDRSLSVLAQAREAGLVTKSNLILGMGETREEITQALVDLRSAGTELVTITQYLRPSAKHHPIDRWVTPEEFGELETEAKALGYAGVLSGPLVRSSYRAGRLYRQAIDARRKAPVTTSVE, from the coding sequence GTGACCGACACCCAGCCACGTCGACTGCTGCGCATCGAGGCGCGCAACGCAGAGACCCCGATCGAACGCAAGCCGGCCTGGATCAAGACCAAGGCGGTGATGGGCCCGGAGTACCGGGACATGCAGTCACGGGTGAAGGGCGGCGGCCTGCACACGGTGTGCCAGGAGGCCGGGTGCCCCAACATCTTCGAGTGCTGGGAGGACCGCGAGGCCACCTTCCTCATCGGCGGCGACCAGTGCACGCGCCGCTGCGACTTCTGCCAGATCGCGACGGGGCGTCCATCGGGCTACGACAAGGACGAGCCGCGCCGCGTCGCCGAGTCGGTGCGCGAGATGGGCCTGCGCTACGCGACCGTGACCGGCGTGGCCCGCGACGACCTGCCCGACGGCGCGTCGTGGCTGTACGCCGAGACCTGCCGCCAGATCAAGGAGCTCAACCCCGGTTGCGGCGTCGAGCTGCTGGTCGACGACTTCAAGGGCTCGCGCTCGGCGCTGGAGACGGTGTTCGAGGCGGCCCCCGAGGTGTTCGCGCACAACGTCGAGACCGTGCCACGGATCTTCAGGCGCATCCGCCCGGCGTTCGACTACGACCGCTCGCTGTCGGTGCTGGCCCAGGCCCGCGAGGCGGGGCTGGTGACCAAGTCGAACCTGATCCTGGGCATGGGCGAGACGCGCGAGGAGATCACGCAGGCCCTGGTCGACCTGCGCTCGGCGGGCACCGAGCTGGTCACGATCACGCAGTACCTGCGCCCGTCGGCCAAGCACCACCCGATCGACCGCTGGGTGACGCCCGAGGAGTTCGGTGAGCTGGAGACCGAGGCGAAGGCCCTAGGATATGCAGGAGTGCTCTCGGGGCCGCTCGTCCGCTCGTCCTACCGTGCGGGCCGGCTCTACCGCCAGGCGATCGATGCCCGGCGCAAGGCACCCGTGACGACCAGCGTGGAGTGA
- a CDS encoding MFS transporter, whose product MSTEARSGKEWLTAWNPEDEATWDKALAWRTLWITTFTLTMCFVAWFLPSAIIPKLNAIGYNFTPGQLYWLAATPGLSAGLLRLVWMVLPPIMGTRKMVALTTLLLFFPVLGWGVRTMLPGTAPYWELLVLAFLAGIGGGAFSGFMPSTSYFFPKRMQGTALGLQAGIGNFGVSLVQLLTPWIIGFGMFWWMGISQEMKLPGKPDQTVWYQAASYVWLPFILIGAYLAWQYLKSVPIKANIRQQFDIFSNQDTWWMTILYIMTFGTFSGLSAQFGLLMNQLYGSGNAAIVQGTGAAAQILVDGYTVPDPAKYVFLGPLVGAGARVLFAPLTDKMGGAIWTLVSGIGLVGSIWWTIGGLTPDLTSAATLSAGFNRFLWGMLLIFLFAGIGNASTFKQMPMIFEPRQAGGVIGWTAAIAAFGPFLFGIGLTTLGVVPFYWIGVVWAVLCVALTWWRYARPGAPKPS is encoded by the coding sequence ATGAGTACAGAAGCCCGTTCCGGCAAGGAATGGTTGACCGCCTGGAATCCCGAGGACGAGGCCACCTGGGACAAGGCTCTTGCCTGGCGCACCCTGTGGATCACGACCTTCACGCTCACGATGTGCTTCGTCGCCTGGTTCCTGCCCAGCGCGATCATCCCGAAGCTCAACGCGATCGGCTACAACTTCACGCCCGGCCAGCTGTACTGGCTCGCGGCGACCCCGGGCCTGTCGGCCGGCCTCCTGCGCCTGGTCTGGATGGTGCTGCCCCCGATCATGGGCACCCGCAAGATGGTGGCGCTGACCACGCTGCTGCTGTTCTTCCCGGTGCTCGGCTGGGGCGTGCGCACCATGCTGCCGGGCACGGCGCCCTACTGGGAACTGCTCGTACTGGCGTTCCTCGCCGGCATCGGCGGCGGCGCGTTCTCGGGCTTCATGCCCTCGACGTCCTACTTCTTCCCCAAGCGCATGCAGGGCACCGCGCTGGGCCTGCAGGCCGGCATCGGCAACTTCGGTGTCTCGCTGGTGCAGCTGCTCACCCCGTGGATCATCGGCTTCGGCATGTTCTGGTGGATGGGCATCAGCCAGGAGATGAAGCTGCCCGGCAAGCCCGACCAGACGGTCTGGTACCAGGCCGCCTCCTACGTCTGGCTGCCCTTCATCCTCATCGGTGCGTACCTGGCCTGGCAGTACTTGAAGTCCGTGCCGATCAAGGCCAACATCCGCCAGCAGTTCGACATCTTCTCCAACCAGGACACCTGGTGGATGACGATCCTCTACATCATGACCTTCGGCACGTTCTCCGGCCTGTCGGCCCAGTTCGGCCTGCTGATGAACCAGCTGTACGGCTCCGGCAACGCCGCGATCGTCCAGGGGACCGGCGCGGCGGCGCAGATCCTCGTCGACGGCTACACCGTGCCCGACCCCGCGAAGTACGTCTTCCTCGGGCCGCTCGTCGGCGCCGGCGCGCGCGTGCTGTTCGCCCCGCTCACCGACAAGATGGGTGGCGCGATCTGGACGCTGGTGTCCGGCATCGGCCTCGTCGGTTCGATCTGGTGGACCATCGGCGGCCTGACCCCCGACCTGACGTCGGCGGCCACGCTCTCGGCCGGCTTCAACCGCTTCCTGTGGGGCATGCTGCTGATCTTCCTGTTCGCGGGGATCGGCAACGCGTCGACGTTCAAGCAGATGCCGATGATCTTCGAGCCCCGCCAGGCCGGTGGCGTCATCGGCTGGACCGCCGCGATCGCCGCCTTCGGCCCGTTCCTGTTCGGCATCGGCCTCACCACGCTCGGCGTCGTGCCGTTCTACTGGATCGGCGTCGTGTGGGCCGTCCTGTGCGTCGCGCTCACCTGGTGGCGTTACGCCCGCCCGGGCGCCCCGAAGCCCAGCTGA
- a CDS encoding DUF4191 domain-containing protein, with protein sequence MASEKAKELAAKQKAAIKAEKLRRKNSDDPRDWGRWRQFVEAYKRTAEVDPSVTWWMLGVGLGLVALIAVLGIVSNMAWWAWLPLALVSGVLGAMIMLTRRVKYAMVKRYEGQPGSAEVALQLLNNKKYTYDMGIAATRQLDLVHRVVGPSGIVLIGEGTVGRVRPLIQGEARKHEQVSYGTPVTQVLLGKGDGQVKLGDLEKHIKALPKALQPHQVTEVRQRLRALDAVRPKAPMPKGPMPTPKGINRAMRGR encoded by the coding sequence ATGGCCAGCGAAAAGGCGAAGGAACTCGCCGCCAAGCAGAAGGCCGCCATCAAGGCGGAGAAGCTGCGGCGCAAGAACAGCGACGACCCGCGGGACTGGGGTCGTTGGCGTCAGTTCGTCGAGGCGTACAAGCGCACCGCCGAGGTCGACCCGTCGGTGACGTGGTGGATGCTCGGCGTCGGCCTGGGCCTCGTCGCCCTGATCGCCGTGCTGGGCATCGTGTCGAACATGGCCTGGTGGGCTTGGCTGCCCCTGGCGCTGGTCTCGGGCGTGCTCGGCGCCATGATCATGCTCACCCGGCGGGTGAAGTACGCGATGGTGAAGCGCTACGAGGGCCAGCCCGGTTCGGCCGAGGTCGCCCTGCAGCTGCTGAACAACAAGAAGTACACCTACGACATGGGCATCGCCGCGACCCGCCAGCTCGACCTGGTGCACCGCGTCGTCGGCCCCAGCGGCATCGTGCTCATCGGCGAGGGCACCGTGGGCCGCGTGCGTCCGCTGATCCAGGGCGAGGCCCGCAAGCACGAGCAGGTCTCGTACGGGACGCCCGTGACCCAGGTCCTGCTCGGCAAGGGCGACGGCCAGGTCAAGCTGGGCGACCTCGAGAAGCACATCAAGGCCCTGCCCAAGGCGCTGCAGCCCCACCAGGTGACCGAGGTGCGCCAGCGCCTGCGCGCCCTGGACGCCGTGCGCCCCAAGGCGCCGATGCCCAAGGGCCCGATGCCGACGCCCAAGGGCATCAACCGGGCGATGCGCGGGCGCTGA
- a CDS encoding metalloregulator ArsR/SmtB family transcription factor translates to MTEAQVQPLDVLSSPVRREIVDALANLPHLTSAGQPNRSTGLTAADLAERLHLHVTTVRFHLDRLEQAGLVASHDERARVGRPRRRFTVQPGQLTEVTAPDAYRLLAEVLAASMASGESHDAAEAGRRWALEHAAELVGIDVAENSTPASTPGAWLAKVGAVLDVLDRWGYQPTVSTADAGRTAQLGLHHCPLRQLAVDNPAVACGVHRGVIQGTLEALGETDATVSLIPFVQPELCVARLSTATPFPERSVPVPPTERPAR, encoded by the coding sequence ATGACCGAGGCACAGGTCCAGCCGTTGGACGTGCTCTCGTCACCCGTGCGCCGCGAGATCGTGGACGCCCTCGCCAACCTCCCCCACCTCACCAGCGCGGGCCAGCCCAACCGAAGCACCGGCCTGACCGCCGCCGACCTCGCCGAACGCCTCCACCTCCACGTGACCACGGTCCGGTTCCACCTCGACCGCCTCGAGCAGGCCGGCCTGGTGGCCTCCCACGACGAGCGCGCGCGCGTCGGACGCCCCCGCCGCCGGTTCACCGTCCAGCCCGGCCAGCTCACCGAGGTCACGGCCCCCGACGCCTACCGCCTGCTGGCGGAGGTGCTCGCCGCGTCGATGGCCTCGGGCGAGTCCCACGACGCCGCCGAGGCGGGTCGCCGCTGGGCCCTCGAGCACGCGGCCGAGCTCGTCGGCATCGACGTCGCCGAGAACAGCACCCCGGCCAGCACGCCCGGCGCCTGGCTGGCGAAGGTCGGCGCCGTCCTCGACGTCCTCGACCGCTGGGGCTACCAGCCCACCGTCTCCACCGCCGACGCCGGCCGCACCGCCCAGCTGGGCCTGCACCACTGCCCCCTGCGACAGCTGGCGGTGGACAACCCGGCCGTCGCCTGCGGCGTCCACCGCGGCGTGATCCAGGGCACCCTCGAGGCCCTCGGCGAGACCGACGCGACGGTCAGCCTCATCCCCTTCGTCCAGCCCGAGCTCTGCGTCGCCCGGCTGAGCACCGCGACCCCGTTCCCCGAACGTTCCGTCCCCGTCCCCCCGACCGAAAGGCCAGCACGATGA
- a CDS encoding nitrate reductase subunit alpha — MTATQPRPASSAGLDGPLADALIGAGKFFSKAPVTADNRAVFKEGGRGDWFYRDRWAYDKVVRSTHGVNCTGSCSWKVYVKDGIITWEAQQTDYPSAGPDKPEYEPRGCPRGAAFSWYTYSPTRVRYPYIRGVLMDMYRQAKAEHGDPVVAWASIVQDPEKAKRYKSARGKGGLVRATWDEAIEMVAAAQVYTIKRWGPDRIAGFSPIPAMSMVSHASGARYTSLIGGSMLSFYDWYADLPVASPQVFGDQTDVPESGDWWDAGYLIMWGSNVPLTRTPDAHWMTEARYRGQKVVVMAPDYAENVKFADEWLPVAPGTDAALGMAMGHVVLKEFFVDRQVPYFEEYTRAYTDLPFLVTLDAVGSDAAGQVVFRPGKNLVAGDFDNPEADSENAMFKPALWDAATNAPAIPNGTLGHRFGDEGLGKWNLDLGDLRPELTLLGEESVEVELPLFDSPDGTPTTVRRGVPVRRVGDKLVTTVFDLMLAQYGVGRPGLPGTWPTGYGDETGAYTPAWQEMITNVPAAQVERVAREFAQNAEDTNGRSMILMGAGTNHWYHSDLIYRTMLMLTTITGCQGRNGGGWAHYVGQEKARPITGWAQMAFGLDWSRPPRQMIQTGYWYINTDQWRYDTFTADELGAGDAGNGQFKGKVTADLYAQSARSGWMPSYPTFDRNPLVLGDAVKASGQEVGRYVADALKSGELKFAVEDPDAEENWPRVLMLWRANLFGNSAKGDEYFLKHLLGTDHAVSAAESPEHLRPKDIVWRPEAPQGKLDLVLTLDFRMTSSTLMSDVILPAATWYEKHDINTTDMHPFVHPFTPAINPPWQSKTDWDSFRLLANQFSELARRHLGTRTDVVAVPLLHDSPDAMATPHGIVADWKTGEVEPVPGVTMPKLVLVERDYTQIGEKYGAIGPLMDKLGTTTKAVTVDVNSAITYLKGKNGVRTGEGVDAGRPKLDHGIHVAETIMALAGTTNGHLAVQGFKTLEKRTGQKMHDLAAEHEGKIITFNEIVGQPTPVITSPEWSGSESGGRRYSPFTINVERLKPWHTLTGRQHFYLDHDWMNALGEMLPTYRGPLNMTQLFGETPLGETNELGVSVRYLTPHFKWAIHSQYQDNWFMQNLSRGGQQVWMSVQDAEKVGIADNDWIELVNRNGVVAARAIVSHRMPEGTVYMYHSQDRLIDVPLTETNNRRGGIHNSMTRILIKPSHIIGGYAQLAFAFNYLGPTGNNRDEVTMLRKRTAPLAY; from the coding sequence ATGACAGCCACGCAGCCCCGGCCCGCCTCCTCCGCCGGACTCGACGGCCCCCTCGCCGACGCCCTGATCGGCGCCGGGAAGTTCTTCAGCAAGGCCCCCGTCACCGCCGACAACCGGGCCGTGTTCAAGGAGGGTGGCCGCGGCGACTGGTTCTACCGCGACCGCTGGGCCTACGACAAGGTCGTCCGCTCGACCCACGGCGTGAACTGCACCGGGTCGTGCTCGTGGAAGGTGTACGTCAAGGACGGCATCATCACATGGGAGGCGCAGCAGACCGACTACCCCAGCGCCGGCCCCGACAAGCCCGAGTACGAGCCCCGCGGCTGCCCGCGCGGCGCCGCGTTCTCCTGGTACACCTACTCCCCCACCCGGGTGCGCTACCCCTACATCCGCGGCGTCCTGATGGACATGTACCGCCAGGCCAAGGCCGAGCACGGCGACCCGGTCGTCGCGTGGGCGTCCATCGTCCAGGACCCCGAGAAGGCCAAGCGCTACAAGAGCGCCCGCGGCAAGGGCGGCCTGGTCCGCGCCACGTGGGACGAGGCGATCGAGATGGTCGCCGCCGCGCAGGTCTACACGATCAAGCGCTGGGGCCCCGACCGCATCGCGGGCTTCTCCCCCATCCCGGCCATGTCGATGGTCTCCCACGCCTCCGGCGCCCGCTACACCAGCCTCATCGGCGGGTCGATGCTGAGCTTCTACGACTGGTACGCCGACCTCCCGGTCGCCTCCCCGCAGGTCTTCGGCGACCAGACCGACGTCCCCGAGTCCGGCGACTGGTGGGACGCGGGCTACCTGATCATGTGGGGCTCGAACGTCCCGCTCACCCGCACCCCCGACGCCCACTGGATGACCGAGGCCCGCTACCGCGGCCAGAAGGTCGTCGTCATGGCGCCCGACTACGCCGAGAACGTGAAGTTCGCCGACGAGTGGCTGCCCGTCGCGCCCGGCACCGACGCCGCGCTCGGCATGGCCATGGGCCACGTCGTGCTCAAGGAGTTCTTCGTCGACCGGCAGGTGCCCTACTTCGAGGAGTACACCCGCGCCTACACCGACCTGCCCTTCCTCGTCACGCTCGACGCGGTGGGCTCGGACGCCGCGGGCCAGGTCGTCTTCCGGCCCGGCAAGAACCTGGTCGCCGGCGACTTCGACAACCCCGAGGCCGACAGCGAGAACGCGATGTTCAAGCCGGCCCTGTGGGACGCCGCGACCAACGCGCCGGCGATCCCCAACGGCACCCTGGGCCACCGCTTCGGCGACGAGGGCCTGGGCAAGTGGAACCTCGACCTCGGCGACCTCCGCCCCGAGCTCACCCTGCTCGGGGAGGAGTCCGTCGAGGTCGAGCTCCCGCTGTTCGACTCCCCCGACGGCACGCCGACGACGGTGCGACGCGGCGTCCCGGTGCGCCGGGTGGGCGACAAGCTGGTCACCACGGTGTTCGACCTGATGCTGGCCCAGTACGGCGTCGGACGCCCCGGCCTGCCGGGCACGTGGCCCACCGGCTACGGCGACGAGACCGGCGCCTACACCCCGGCGTGGCAGGAGATGATCACCAACGTCCCGGCCGCCCAGGTCGAGCGCGTGGCGCGCGAGTTCGCGCAGAACGCCGAGGACACCAACGGCCGCTCGATGATCCTGATGGGCGCCGGCACCAACCACTGGTACCACTCCGACCTGATCTACCGCACGATGCTGATGCTGACGACCATCACCGGTTGCCAGGGCCGCAACGGTGGCGGGTGGGCGCACTACGTGGGCCAGGAGAAGGCCCGCCCGATCACCGGCTGGGCGCAGATGGCGTTCGGTCTGGACTGGAGCCGTCCGCCGCGGCAGATGATCCAGACCGGCTACTGGTACATCAACACCGACCAGTGGCGTTACGACACCTTCACCGCCGACGAGCTGGGTGCCGGCGACGCCGGCAACGGCCAGTTCAAGGGCAAGGTCACCGCCGACCTGTACGCGCAGTCGGCCCGCTCGGGCTGGATGCCGTCCTACCCGACGTTCGACCGCAACCCGCTCGTGCTGGGCGACGCCGTCAAGGCGTCCGGCCAGGAGGTCGGCCGCTACGTGGCCGACGCGCTGAAGTCGGGCGAGCTGAAGTTCGCCGTCGAGGACCCGGACGCCGAGGAGAACTGGCCGCGCGTGCTGATGCTGTGGCGCGCCAACCTCTTCGGCAACTCCGCCAAGGGCGACGAGTACTTCCTCAAGCACCTGCTCGGCACCGACCACGCGGTCAGCGCGGCCGAGAGCCCCGAGCACCTGCGCCCCAAGGACATCGTGTGGCGGCCCGAGGCGCCGCAGGGCAAGCTCGACCTGGTCCTCACGCTGGACTTCCGCATGACGAGCTCGACGCTGATGTCCGACGTGATCCTCCCCGCGGCCACGTGGTACGAGAAGCACGACATCAACACCACCGACATGCACCCGTTCGTGCACCCGTTCACCCCGGCGATCAACCCGCCGTGGCAGTCCAAGACCGACTGGGACAGCTTCCGGCTGCTGGCCAACCAGTTCTCCGAGCTGGCCCGCCGCCACCTGGGCACCCGCACCGACGTCGTGGCCGTGCCGCTCCTGCACGACTCCCCCGACGCGATGGCGACCCCGCACGGCATCGTGGCGGACTGGAAGACCGGCGAGGTCGAGCCCGTGCCGGGCGTGACGATGCCCAAGCTGGTGCTGGTCGAGCGCGACTACACGCAGATCGGCGAGAAGTACGGCGCGATCGGCCCGCTGATGGACAAGCTGGGCACGACCACCAAGGCCGTCACGGTCGACGTGAACTCGGCGATCACCTACCTCAAGGGCAAGAACGGCGTCCGCACCGGTGAGGGGGTCGACGCGGGGCGTCCGAAGCTCGACCACGGCATCCACGTCGCCGAGACGATCATGGCGCTGGCCGGCACGACCAACGGCCACCTCGCGGTGCAGGGGTTCAAGACCCTGGAGAAGCGCACCGGGCAGAAGATGCACGACCTGGCGGCCGAGCACGAGGGCAAGATCATCACCTTCAACGAGATCGTGGGCCAGCCCACCCCGGTGATCACCTCGCCCGAGTGGTCGGGTTCCGAGTCCGGCGGTCGCCGGTACTCCCCGTTCACCATCAACGTCGAGCGGCTGAAGCCCTGGCACACCCTCACCGGGCGCCAGCACTTCTACCTCGACCACGACTGGATGAACGCGCTCGGCGAGATGCTGCCGACCTACCGCGGCCCGCTCAACATGACCCAGCTGTTCGGTGAGACCCCGCTGGGCGAGACCAACGAGCTGGGCGTGTCCGTGCGCTACCTGACCCCGCACTTCAAGTGGGCGATCCACAGCCAGTACCAGGACAACTGGTTCATGCAGAACCTCTCCCGCGGCGGGCAGCAGGTGTGGATGAGCGTGCAGGACGCCGAGAAGGTGGGCATCGCCGACAACGACTGGATCGAGCTGGTCAACCGCAACGGCGTCGTCGCCGCCCGCGCGATCGTGTCGCACCGCATGCCCGAGGGCACGGTGTACATGTACCACTCCCAGGACCGCCTCAT
- a CDS encoding ABC-F family ATP-binding cassette domain-containing protein: protein MAHLLGAEGLHLEFPTKVVFDSVTLGVNEGDRIGIVGRNGDGKSSLLAMLAGRLAPMAGKVTTRRDLRIGVLDQADTLDESLTVAEAVVGDAPEHEWAGDPKVRDVIAGLLADVPWDGVVGSLSGGQRRRVALAGLLAGEWDVLALDEPTNHLDVEGITWLAGHLKQRWAANAGGLMVVTHDRWFLDEVCTATWEVHDRIVEPFEGGYAAYILQRVERDRQAAAIEQRRQNLARKELAWLRRGAPARTSKPKFRIDAANALIADVPPLRDTVGLQSLAVARLGKDVIDLHDAGVSYGDNEVLRGIEWRLAPGERTGILGVNGAGKSTLLKLIDGSLKPSSGRVKRGKTVQVATLSQQLGGLEEHLDEPVRVMIGRLRTSYTFGSGSKAQEMTPSQLLERLGFTSAQLSTPIKDLSGGQQRRLQLLLILLAQPNVLILDEPTNDLDTDMLAAVEDLLDSWPGTLIVVSHDRYFLERVTDQQYAVMGGHLRHLPGGVDEYLRLRRAQAAPAASGSGRAAAPARGVAPAASGNGLSGAELRAAQKEVAAVERRIAKLTAQVDAAKVALAEHDHTDYAGLATKMAAIGAMESEVEELELQWLELSEALEG, encoded by the coding sequence ATGGCACACCTGCTCGGGGCCGAAGGGCTCCACCTCGAATTCCCCACCAAGGTCGTCTTCGACTCCGTCACGCTCGGGGTCAACGAGGGCGACCGCATCGGCATCGTCGGGCGCAACGGCGACGGCAAGTCGTCGCTGCTGGCCATGCTGGCCGGACGCCTCGCGCCGATGGCCGGCAAGGTCACGACCCGGCGCGACCTGCGCATCGGCGTGCTCGACCAGGCCGACACACTGGACGAGTCGCTGACGGTGGCGGAGGCCGTCGTCGGGGACGCCCCCGAGCACGAGTGGGCCGGCGACCCGAAGGTGCGCGACGTCATCGCCGGGCTGCTCGCCGACGTGCCGTGGGACGGTGTCGTGGGGTCGCTCTCGGGCGGCCAGCGCCGCCGGGTCGCGCTGGCGGGGCTGCTGGCGGGGGAGTGGGACGTCCTGGCCCTCGACGAGCCCACCAACCACCTCGACGTCGAGGGCATCACCTGGCTCGCAGGGCACCTGAAGCAGCGCTGGGCGGCCAACGCCGGCGGGCTGATGGTCGTCACGCACGACCGCTGGTTCCTCGACGAGGTGTGCACCGCGACGTGGGAGGTGCACGACCGGATCGTCGAGCCCTTCGAGGGCGGGTACGCCGCCTACATCCTTCAGCGCGTCGAGCGCGACCGGCAGGCCGCGGCCATCGAGCAGCGCCGCCAGAACCTCGCCCGCAAGGAGCTCGCGTGGCTCCGCCGCGGCGCGCCCGCGCGTACGTCCAAGCCGAAGTTCCGTATCGACGCCGCCAACGCGCTCATCGCCGACGTGCCGCCGCTGCGCGACACCGTCGGCCTGCAGTCGCTGGCCGTCGCCCGCCTCGGCAAGGACGTCATCGACCTGCACGACGCCGGCGTCTCCTACGGCGACAACGAGGTGCTGCGCGGCATCGAGTGGCGCCTCGCTCCCGGCGAGCGCACCGGCATCCTCGGCGTCAACGGCGCCGGCAAGTCGACGCTGCTGAAGCTCATCGACGGCTCGCTTAAGCCGTCTTCGGGCCGGGTGAAGCGCGGCAAGACCGTGCAGGTGGCCACCCTCAGCCAGCAGTTGGGCGGGCTGGAGGAGCACCTCGACGAGCCCGTGCGGGTGATGATCGGACGCCTGCGCACCAGCTACACCTTCGGGTCGGGTTCCAAGGCGCAGGAGATGACGCCCAGCCAGCTGCTCGAGCGCCTCGGGTTCACCAGCGCCCAGCTGAGCACCCCGATCAAGGACCTCTCCGGTGGCCAGCAGCGTCGCCTGCAGCTGCTGCTGATCCTGCTCGCCCAGCCGAACGTGCTGATCCTCGACGAGCCCACCAACGACCTCGACACCGACATGCTCGCCGCCGTCGAGGACCTCCTCGACTCGTGGCCGGGCACCCTGATCGTGGTGTCCCACGACCGGTACTTCCTCGAGCGCGTCACCGACCAGCAGTACGCCGTGATGGGTGGGCACCTGCGCCACCTCCCCGGCGGCGTCGACGAGTACCTCCGCCTGCGGCGCGCCCAGGCTGCGCCTGCGGCGTCCGGGTCGGGGCGGGCTGCCGCCCCCGCGCGGGGAGTTGCGCCTGCGGCGTCCGGGAATGGGCTGAGTGGCGCCGAGCTGCGCGCCGCCCAGAAGGAGGTCGCCGCCGTCGAGCGGCGTATCGCCAAGCTCACCGCCCAGGTGGACGCCGCCAAGGTCGCCCTCGCCGAACACGACCACACCGACTACGCAGGGCTCGCCACGAAGATGGCCGCCATCGGCGCGATGGAGTCCGAGGTCGAGGAGCTCGAGCTCCAGTGGCTGGAACTCTCGGAAGCCCTCGAAGGCTGA